In Lonchura striata isolate bLonStr1 chromosome 2, bLonStr1.mat, whole genome shotgun sequence, a single genomic region encodes these proteins:
- the RELT gene encoding tumor necrosis factor receptor superfamily member 19L isoform X1 — MNGVTPLLRSPRVMKRSGMHWWLVTILGVLSGPTQGAGSCSGPEQGAAGCPPGEEPAGDAAGTCRACPPGTFSLGAASCAAHTQCRAGNRVLLAAGTAASDSRCGACLPGFHSPGGDREPRGRCLPCAAAPRGTPGCPGRRRARSPEMPGWAPGTNGTRVTLLGEEEEEAAAAQAGVLTIVPVFCAMGLLGILVCNLLKKKGYHCTTSKEPQISSTGASSIYQLEDANEDTIGVLVRLITEKKENAAALEELLKEHQRQQLMPPSCAPLNKLHLLPQFPPTCHHQQHLHTVQGPAPCARCSQKWPEVLPSLSATKVPKPGAHPSEVTILSIGRFRVSRIPEVRSEAGGEPLRGPLPAGSGM; from the exons ATGAATGGTGTGACTCCACTGCTGAG GTCTCCCCGGGTGATGAAGAGGAGTGGGATGCACTGGTGGCTTGTCACCATTCTGGGG GTGCTGAGCGGACCCACCCAGGGCGCCGGGAGCTGCAGCGGCCCGGAGCAGGGCGCAGCGGGGTGCCCGCCCGGAGAGGAGCCCGCCGGG GATGCAGCGGGGACGTGCCGGGCGTGTCCCCCCGGCACCTTCTCGCTGGGGGCCGCGTCCTGCGCCGCTCACACGCAGTGCCGGGCCGGGAACAGGGTCCTGCTGGCCGCGGGGACGGCGGCGAGCGACAGCCGCTGCGGAGCCTGCCTGCCGGG GTTTCACAgccccggaggggacagggagCCCCGGGGCCGGTGCCTGCCCTGCGCCGCTGCTCCCCGCGGCACCCCggggtgcccag GACGGCGGCGAGCCCGCAGCCCCGAAATGCCGGGCTGGGCACCGGGAACCAACGGGACACgtgtgaccctgttgggtgaggaagaggaggaggcagcagcagcacaggcaggcgTACTGACCATCGTCCCGGTCTTCTGTGCCATGGGATTGTTGGGAATCCTGGTCTGCAACCTGCTGAAGAAGAAGGGTTATCACTGCACCACCAGCAAGGAGCCCCAGATCAGCAGCACCG GTGCCAGCTCCATCTACCAGCTGGAGGATGCTAACGAGGATACCATCGGGGTTCTGGTGCGGCTGATCACCGAGAAAAAAG AAAATGCAGCGgcgctggaggagctgctgaaggagcaccagaggcagcagctgatgCCACCGAGCTGTGCCCCCCTCAATAA gctgcaccttctgcctcagtttccccccacctgccaccaccagcagcacctgcacacGGTGCAGGGACCGGCCCCATGTGCCCGCTGCAGCCAGAAGTGGCCCGAGGTGCTGCCATCACTCAGTGCCACCAAAGTCCCCAAGCCCGGGGCTCATCCCAGTGAGGTGACCATCCTCTCTATTGGCAG GTTTCGGGTGTCCCGGATCCCTGAGGTGAGGAGCGAGGCAGGGGGGGAGCCCCTCCGTGGTCCCCTCCCCGCCGGCAGCGGGATGTGA
- the RELT gene encoding tumor necrosis factor receptor superfamily member 19L isoform X3, whose product MRAAGFPCRRQDFHVEAGSGFGSPRVMKRSGMHWWLVTILGVLSGPTQGAGSCSGPEQGAAGCPPGEEPAGDAAGTCRACPPGTFSLGAASCAAHTQCRAGNRVLLAAGTAASDSRCGACLPGFHSPGGDREPRGRCLPCAAAPRGTPGCPGRRRARSPEMPGWAPGTNGTRVTLLGEEEEEAAAAQAGVLTIVPVFCAMGLLGILVCNLLKKKGYHCTTSKEPQISSTGASSIYQLEDANEDTIGVLVRLITEKKENAAALEELLKEHQRQQLMPPSCAPLNKLHLLPQFPPTCHHQQHLHTVQGPAPCARCSQKWPEVLPSLSATKVPKPGAHPSEVTILSIGRFRVSRIPEVRSEAGGEPLRGPLPAGSGM is encoded by the exons GTCTCCCCGGGTGATGAAGAGGAGTGGGATGCACTGGTGGCTTGTCACCATTCTGGGG GTGCTGAGCGGACCCACCCAGGGCGCCGGGAGCTGCAGCGGCCCGGAGCAGGGCGCAGCGGGGTGCCCGCCCGGAGAGGAGCCCGCCGGG GATGCAGCGGGGACGTGCCGGGCGTGTCCCCCCGGCACCTTCTCGCTGGGGGCCGCGTCCTGCGCCGCTCACACGCAGTGCCGGGCCGGGAACAGGGTCCTGCTGGCCGCGGGGACGGCGGCGAGCGACAGCCGCTGCGGAGCCTGCCTGCCGGG GTTTCACAgccccggaggggacagggagCCCCGGGGCCGGTGCCTGCCCTGCGCCGCTGCTCCCCGCGGCACCCCggggtgcccag GACGGCGGCGAGCCCGCAGCCCCGAAATGCCGGGCTGGGCACCGGGAACCAACGGGACACgtgtgaccctgttgggtgaggaagaggaggaggcagcagcagcacaggcaggcgTACTGACCATCGTCCCGGTCTTCTGTGCCATGGGATTGTTGGGAATCCTGGTCTGCAACCTGCTGAAGAAGAAGGGTTATCACTGCACCACCAGCAAGGAGCCCCAGATCAGCAGCACCG GTGCCAGCTCCATCTACCAGCTGGAGGATGCTAACGAGGATACCATCGGGGTTCTGGTGCGGCTGATCACCGAGAAAAAAG AAAATGCAGCGgcgctggaggagctgctgaaggagcaccagaggcagcagctgatgCCACCGAGCTGTGCCCCCCTCAATAA gctgcaccttctgcctcagtttccccccacctgccaccaccagcagcacctgcacacGGTGCAGGGACCGGCCCCATGTGCCCGCTGCAGCCAGAAGTGGCCCGAGGTGCTGCCATCACTCAGTGCCACCAAAGTCCCCAAGCCCGGGGCTCATCCCAGTGAGGTGACCATCCTCTCTATTGGCAG GTTTCGGGTGTCCCGGATCCCTGAGGTGAGGAGCGAGGCAGGGGGGGAGCCCCTCCGTGGTCCCCTCCCCGCCGGCAGCGGGATGTGA
- the RELT gene encoding tumor necrosis factor receptor superfamily member 19L isoform X2 gives MQKDFLRSRKNLSFTLFGIICSLHEWCDSTAEVSPGDEEEWDALVACHHSGGAERTHPGRRELQRPGAGRSGVPARRGARRGRRRARSPEMPGWAPGTNGTRVTLLGEEEEEAAAAQAGVLTIVPVFCAMGLLGILVCNLLKKKGYHCTTSKEPQISSTGASSIYQLEDANEDTIGVLVRLITEKKENAAALEELLKEHQRQQLMPPSCAPLNKLHLLPQFPPTCHHQQHLHTVQGPAPCARCSQKWPEVLPSLSATKVPKPGAHPSEVTILSIGRFRVSRIPEVRSEAGGEPLRGPLPAGSGM, from the exons ATGCAAAAGGATTTCCTCCGGAGCAGGAAAAACCTTTCTTTTACTTTGTTTGGCATCATCTGCTCCTTGCATGAATGGTGTGACTCCACTGCTGAG GTCTCCCCGGGTGATGAAGAGGAGTGGGATGCACTGGTGGCTTGTCACCATTCTGGGG GTGCTGAGCGGACCCACCCAGGGCGCCGGGAGCTGCAGCGGCCCGGAGCAGGGCGCAGCGGGGTGCCCGCCCGGAGAGGAGCCCGCCGGG GACGGCGGCGAGCCCGCAGCCCCGAAATGCCGGGCTGGGCACCGGGAACCAACGGGACACgtgtgaccctgttgggtgaggaagaggaggaggcagcagcagcacaggcaggcgTACTGACCATCGTCCCGGTCTTCTGTGCCATGGGATTGTTGGGAATCCTGGTCTGCAACCTGCTGAAGAAGAAGGGTTATCACTGCACCACCAGCAAGGAGCCCCAGATCAGCAGCACCG GTGCCAGCTCCATCTACCAGCTGGAGGATGCTAACGAGGATACCATCGGGGTTCTGGTGCGGCTGATCACCGAGAAAAAAG AAAATGCAGCGgcgctggaggagctgctgaaggagcaccagaggcagcagctgatgCCACCGAGCTGTGCCCCCCTCAATAA gctgcaccttctgcctcagtttccccccacctgccaccaccagcagcacctgcacacGGTGCAGGGACCGGCCCCATGTGCCCGCTGCAGCCAGAAGTGGCCCGAGGTGCTGCCATCACTCAGTGCCACCAAAGTCCCCAAGCCCGGGGCTCATCCCAGTGAGGTGACCATCCTCTCTATTGGCAG GTTTCGGGTGTCCCGGATCCCTGAGGTGAGGAGCGAGGCAGGGGGGGAGCCCCTCCGTGGTCCCCTCCCCGCCGGCAGCGGGATGTGA